The Sagittula sp. P11 genome window below encodes:
- a CDS encoding branched-chain amino acid ABC transporter permease, translated as MTREGWLNLAVLAALVAVPAWALVMDEPFTITLATRAVILALAAAGLNVALGIGGLVSLGHAVFFGLGGYAMGILAFHAQNYTPLELFGVSLPGTKSMPVIWLVAVVVSGLAAFVIGLLALRTSGVYFIMITLAFGQMFYFFSISWAAYGGEDGVSIYVRNGFPGLNTLVPIQFYGLCLAVLLAVLALTAALMRSPFGLALNAARQAPERVRAVGLDPVRLRLAAFTLSGAITGLAGALFADLNRFVSPSMFSWQLSGEFIVFIILGGTARLFGPVIGAAIFVLMEHWLGQLSEYWHIWFGLLLLAVTLWGQGGVIGLLTGRARPHD; from the coding sequence ATGACCCGCGAGGGATGGCTGAACCTTGCCGTGCTCGCGGCGCTGGTCGCCGTGCCGGCCTGGGCGCTGGTCATGGACGAGCCCTTCACCATCACGCTGGCGACGCGGGCGGTGATCCTCGCGCTGGCGGCGGCGGGGCTGAACGTGGCGCTGGGAATCGGCGGTCTGGTCAGCCTCGGGCACGCGGTGTTCTTCGGGCTGGGCGGCTATGCCATGGGCATCCTCGCCTTCCACGCGCAGAACTACACGCCACTGGAGCTGTTCGGGGTGTCGCTGCCGGGCACAAAGTCGATGCCGGTGATCTGGCTGGTGGCGGTCGTGGTCTCGGGGCTGGCGGCCTTCGTCATCGGGCTGCTCGCGCTCCGGACCTCCGGCGTCTACTTCATCATGATCACGCTGGCCTTCGGGCAGATGTTCTATTTCTTCTCGATCAGCTGGGCGGCCTATGGCGGCGAGGACGGGGTGTCGATCTATGTGCGCAACGGCTTTCCCGGGCTGAACACTCTGGTGCCGATCCAGTTCTACGGTCTGTGCCTTGCCGTGCTGCTGGCGGTGCTGGCGCTGACGGCGGCGCTGATGCGGTCGCCCTTCGGGCTGGCGCTGAACGCCGCGCGGCAGGCGCCGGAGCGGGTGCGGGCCGTCGGCCTCGACCCGGTGCGGCTGCGGCTTGCCGCCTTCACCCTCTCGGGTGCGATCACCGGGCTGGCGGGGGCGCTGTTCGCCGATCTGAACCGGTTCGTCTCGCCTTCGATGTTCTCCTGGCAGCTGTCGGGCGAGTTCATCGTCTTCATCATCCTCGGCGGCACCGCGCGGCTGTTCGGGCCGGTGATCGGGGCGGCGATCTTCGTGCTGATGGAGCACTGGCTGGGCCAGCTGTCCGAGTACTGGCACATCTGGTTCGGCCTTTTGCTGCTGGCCGTCACGCTCTGGGGCCAGGGCGGGGTCATCGGCCTCCTGACCGGGAGGGCCCGGCCGCATGACTGA
- a CDS encoding branched-chain amino acid ABC transporter permease: protein MTPTLIAEQVLNGLQSGIMLFLMAAGLTLIFGVMGLINLAHGSLYMVGAFCAAATASATGSYALGLVAALAGAAAAGALIELTVIRRLYGRDHLDQVLATFALILIFSEGTRWLFGSFPLYLDVPPALSGPVTLPFGIQYPLYRLTLIGAGLALAAALFWLIGRTRLGIRIRAGENDREMIAALGVNIDALYTLVFALGAALAGLAGALVGTLQSVQVGMGEPVLILAFVTIVIGGIGSIKGALVGALLVGLTGTLGSVFLPELFKLFMPPSEATQTGSALASMAIYILMAAVLVWKPTGLYGVRA, encoded by the coding sequence ATGACCCCGACCCTCATCGCAGAGCAGGTCCTCAACGGCCTGCAATCCGGCATCATGCTGTTCCTGATGGCCGCAGGCCTCACGCTGATCTTCGGCGTGATGGGGCTGATCAACCTTGCCCACGGATCGCTCTACATGGTCGGCGCCTTCTGTGCCGCCGCCACCGCCTCCGCCACCGGCTCCTACGCGCTGGGGCTGGTCGCGGCTCTGGCGGGCGCCGCCGCCGCGGGCGCGCTGATCGAACTGACGGTGATCCGGAGGCTTTACGGGCGCGACCACCTCGACCAGGTGCTGGCCACCTTCGCGCTGATCCTGATCTTTTCCGAGGGGACACGCTGGCTGTTCGGCTCCTTTCCCCTGTATCTCGACGTGCCGCCCGCGCTTTCGGGCCCCGTCACCCTGCCCTTCGGCATCCAGTACCCGCTTTACCGGCTGACCCTGATCGGCGCCGGTCTGGCGCTGGCGGCGGCGCTCTTCTGGCTGATCGGCCGGACCCGGCTGGGCATCCGCATCCGCGCGGGCGAGAACGACCGCGAGATGATCGCCGCCCTCGGCGTGAACATCGACGCGCTCTACACGCTGGTCTTCGCGCTCGGCGCGGCGCTTGCGGGTCTGGCGGGCGCGCTGGTGGGGACGCTGCAATCGGTGCAGGTGGGCATGGGCGAGCCGGTGCTGATCCTCGCCTTCGTCACCATCGTCATCGGCGGCATAGGCTCGATCAAGGGGGCGCTGGTGGGGGCCCTGCTGGTGGGGCTCACCGGCACGCTGGGCAGCGTCTTCCTGCCTGAGCTCTTCAAGCTCTTCATGCCGCCGTCCGAGGCCACGCAGACCGGCTCCGCGCTGGCCTCCATGGCGATCTACATCCTGATGGCGGCTGTGCTGGTCTGGAAACCCACCGGCCTTTACGGGGTGCGGGCGTGA
- a CDS encoding SH3 domain-containing protein, whose product MRRAFAGGLLALVTWAGMAGAAEIRLKPELAERLAQIRPIYGERNLLSEDGPILVTDGGGTTLWGQPFRIIGIDGVIEAGDAERLAALIGPYDTAGPFIVVMNSPGGNFLEGVRMGEVLKLYREGNGDPYLTGVVVLAGEECMSACAVTFATSALPRDSGMSVRFVETGARLGFHMPFVPTDQQSRQTEIARAMDLTYEVMSEYMALIGNRVAPTALVQNALFYRRPEDFFLLEGGLVTRFMDFVPVAGPVGSTPLTPSGLTQRDVLNMCQYQAYSAGREFIAAEYEFWPVQAYSQYPDDTPVEELFRQTGAQRITTQGCSAEVRADGSLGVSAIGACPQDLPPGWCRSEQAAGYVGPLPPATGALLADSLGCHGGRMTRGYYRWDDGNAFLEEERPDDYRWEGAPPGAPEYTLDWSGASLPTNLTLRDAPGGERVTILDAGTAVEVEDCALSADGQGVWYRVAANGVSGWGSARYVDVPALAGWDFMVRPKGFQ is encoded by the coding sequence ATGCGGCGCGCTTTTGCGGGGGGCCTTCTGGCGCTTGTCACATGGGCCGGGATGGCCGGTGCGGCGGAGATACGGCTGAAACCCGAACTGGCAGAGCGGCTGGCGCAGATCCGGCCGATCTATGGCGAGCGCAATTTGCTGAGCGAGGACGGGCCGATCCTGGTGACGGACGGGGGCGGCACGACGCTCTGGGGGCAGCCGTTCAGGATCATCGGCATCGACGGCGTGATCGAGGCGGGCGATGCGGAGCGGCTGGCGGCGCTGATCGGGCCTTACGATACGGCGGGGCCGTTCATCGTGGTGATGAATTCGCCGGGCGGGAATTTCCTCGAAGGCGTCCGGATGGGCGAGGTCCTGAAGCTATACCGCGAGGGCAACGGCGATCCCTACCTGACCGGCGTCGTGGTGCTGGCGGGAGAGGAGTGCATGTCGGCCTGCGCGGTGACCTTCGCGACCTCGGCGCTGCCGCGCGACAGCGGCATGTCGGTGCGCTTTGTCGAGACGGGCGCGCGGCTGGGGTTCCACATGCCCTTCGTGCCGACCGACCAGCAGAGCCGGCAGACGGAGATCGCCCGCGCCATGGACCTGACCTACGAGGTCATGTCGGAGTACATGGCGCTGATCGGCAACCGGGTGGCGCCCACGGCGCTGGTGCAGAACGCGCTGTTCTACCGCCGCCCGGAGGACTTCTTCCTGCTGGAGGGCGGGCTGGTGACACGGTTCATGGACTTCGTGCCGGTGGCGGGGCCGGTGGGGTCGACGCCGCTGACGCCTTCGGGGCTGACGCAGCGCGACGTGCTGAACATGTGCCAGTACCAGGCCTATTCCGCGGGGCGGGAGTTCATCGCTGCGGAATACGAGTTCTGGCCGGTGCAGGCCTATTCGCAGTACCCCGACGACACGCCGGTCGAAGAGCTGTTCCGCCAGACAGGCGCGCAGCGGATCACGACGCAAGGCTGCTCGGCCGAGGTGCGGGCGGACGGGTCGCTGGGCGTCTCGGCCATCGGCGCCTGCCCGCAGGACCTGCCGCCGGGCTGGTGCCGGTCGGAGCAGGCGGCGGGTTACGTGGGGCCGCTGCCGCCCGCAACGGGCGCGCTTCTGGCCGACAGCCTCGGCTGCCACGGCGGGCGGATGACGCGCGGCTACTACCGCTGGGACGACGGCAACGCCTTCCTGGAGGAGGAGCGCCCCGACGACTACCGCTGGGAGGGCGCGCCGCCGGGGGCGCCGGAATACACGCTGGACTGGAGCGGCGCGTCCCTGCCCACGAACCTCACGCTGCGCGATGCGCCGGGCGGCGAACGGGTCACGATCCTCGACGCGGGCACGGCGGTGGAGGTCGAGGACTGTGCGCTCAGCGCCGACGGTCAGGGTGTCTGGTACCGGGTCGCGGCGAACGGTGTGTCGGGCTGGGGCAGCGCGCGCTACGTCGACGTGCCCGCGCTTGCGGGTTGGGACTTCATGGTGCGCCCGAAGGGTTTCCAGTAG
- a CDS encoding serine protease: MRLNGLIVAAVLSAGAATAQSTQEDWLGIENEVAVQGYNNEPISTYDDQADFRKMGRGVGMLSISTDGGTFPCTAFLVSEKYLLTNHHCVPGVLKDERVNATKILAVDWLAGFHEPGRMEEAERFAVNPEPVETSEDLDYTVLEVTGNPAGRFPPLPLAATPLRPGMPYWIIGHPMGKSQHISREGCRAADPPMNDNRLRHTCDTLGGNSGSPIIDSSARQVVGLHNSGNSRVGINFGIPMTMILSQSKVLKAAPPAQDRPLPLVMTLYPDALGVGQEVSVVADMPDGCTPAFVALSPSSQLTPIPLDFFQKVPLGPGQVRYQISPGGRYGLVIEEGDEKGAHKLGFLCGPGGLTEPAALQDALRGVVASLSSGQTSGEVASGAGPVGYAFRTFEVR, translated from the coding sequence ATGCGTCTGAACGGATTAATCGTGGCGGCCGTGCTTTCCGCGGGGGCGGCCACGGCGCAGTCGACGCAGGAGGACTGGCTGGGGATCGAGAACGAGGTGGCCGTCCAGGGCTACAACAACGAGCCGATCTCGACCTACGACGACCAGGCGGATTTCCGGAAGATGGGGCGCGGCGTGGGGATGCTGTCGATCTCGACCGACGGGGGGACCTTTCCCTGCACCGCCTTCCTCGTGTCGGAGAAGTATCTGCTGACCAACCACCACTGCGTGCCGGGGGTGCTGAAGGACGAGCGGGTGAATGCGACGAAGATCCTCGCGGTGGACTGGCTGGCGGGTTTCCACGAGCCGGGCCGGATGGAGGAGGCGGAGCGCTTCGCCGTCAACCCGGAGCCGGTCGAGACCTCGGAAGACCTCGACTACACGGTGCTGGAGGTGACGGGCAATCCGGCGGGCCGCTTCCCTCCCCTGCCGCTGGCGGCGACGCCTCTGCGGCCGGGGATGCCCTACTGGATCATCGGCCACCCGATGGGCAAGTCTCAGCACATCAGCCGCGAGGGCTGCCGCGCCGCCGATCCGCCGATGAACGACAACCGGCTGCGCCATACCTGCGACACGCTGGGGGGCAACTCGGGCTCGCCGATCATCGATTCTTCGGCGCGGCAGGTGGTGGGGCTCCACAACTCGGGCAACAGCCGGGTGGGGATCAACTTCGGCATCCCGATGACGATGATCCTGTCGCAGTCGAAGGTGCTGAAGGCGGCGCCGCCCGCGCAGGACAGGCCCCTGCCGCTGGTGATGACGCTCTACCCCGATGCGCTGGGTGTCGGGCAGGAGGTGTCCGTGGTGGCCGACATGCCGGACGGCTGCACGCCCGCCTTCGTGGCGCTCAGCCCCTCGTCGCAGCTGACGCCGATCCCGCTCGACTTCTTCCAGAAGGTGCCTTTGGGGCCGGGTCAGGTGCGCTACCAAATCTCGCCCGGCGGGCGTTACGGGCTGGTGATCGAGGAGGGCGATGAGAAGGGCGCCCACAAGCTCGGGTTCCTGTGCGGGCCGGGCGGGCTGACGGAGCCCGCGGCACTGCAGGACGCGCTGCGCGGGGTGGTGGCCTCGCTGTCTTCGGGCCAGACCTCGGGCGAGGTGGCCAGCGGGGCGGGGCCGGTGGGCTACGCCTTCCGCACCTTCGAGGTCCGGTGA
- a CDS encoding Lrp/AsnC ligand binding domain-containing protein: protein MTTCVFVQIRCTPGTAYKVAKDIALREIHSELFSTSGEFDLLVKLYIPEDEDIGKFIAEKIANVENIQRTLTTLTFRAF from the coding sequence ATGACAACCTGCGTCTTCGTCCAGATCCGCTGCACGCCCGGCACCGCCTACAAGGTCGCCAAGGACATCGCCCTGCGCGAGATTCACTCGGAGCTGTTTTCAACCAGCGGAGAATTCGACCTGCTGGTGAAGCTCTACATCCCCGAGGACGAGGACATCGGCAAGTTCATCGCCGAGAAGATCGCCAACGTCGAGAACATCCAGCGCACGCTGACCACACTGACCTTCCGGGCCTTCTGA
- a CDS encoding SDR family NAD(P)-dependent oxidoreductase: MSVARYQDLEGTSVFVTGGGSGIGAALVDGFLGQGARVTFVQRSDAQEFCAEMAAKHGRAPDFLPCDVTDTAALQAAIDRTAERQGPVRVLVNNAANDTRHATLETDPETWRAALAVNLDPYFFATQAVVPMMRDLGGGVIVNFSSISYMMGMADMPAYTAANGAITALTRGHAREFGADGIRVNAVAPGWVLTERQLRLWATPEALSDVLGRQCLPRHLRAEDIVGPVLFLSSAASGAITGQCLAVDGGVVTVAG, from the coding sequence ATGAGTGTGGCACGGTATCAGGATCTGGAGGGGACCTCGGTCTTCGTCACCGGCGGCGGTTCGGGGATCGGCGCGGCGCTGGTCGACGGGTTCCTCGGGCAGGGGGCGCGGGTCACCTTCGTCCAGCGGTCCGACGCGCAGGAGTTCTGCGCCGAGATGGCGGCGAAACACGGGCGGGCGCCGGATTTCCTGCCCTGCGACGTGACCGACACGGCGGCGCTTCAGGCGGCCATCGACCGCACCGCCGAGCGGCAGGGGCCGGTGCGCGTGCTGGTCAACAACGCCGCCAACGACACCCGCCACGCCACGCTGGAGACCGATCCGGAGACATGGCGCGCGGCGCTGGCGGTCAACCTCGATCCCTATTTCTTTGCCACGCAGGCGGTGGTGCCGATGATGCGCGACCTGGGCGGCGGGGTGATCGTGAACTTCAGCTCGATCAGCTACATGATGGGCATGGCGGACATGCCGGCCTACACCGCCGCCAACGGCGCGATCACCGCCCTGACCCGCGGCCATGCGCGCGAGTTCGGCGCCGACGGCATCCGGGTGAACGCGGTGGCCCCCGGCTGGGTTCTGACGGAGCGGCAGCTGCGGCTCTGGGCCACGCCTGAGGCGCTGTCGGATGTCCTCGGGCGGCAGTGCCTGCCGCGCCACCTGCGGGCGGAGGACATCGTCGGCCCGGTGCTGTTCCTGTCGTCGGCGGCCTCCGGCGCGATCACCGGCCAGTGTTTGGCGGTGGACGGCGGTGTGGTGACGGTGGCAGGGTAG
- a CDS encoding ABC transporter ATP-binding protein, whose product MTEPVLETRGLCKAFGALTATDDVSLTLRPGEIHALIGPNGAGKSTLIAQVSGALAPDAGAVLLDGRDVTALDTAARARAGLARTFQISQLAMEDTVLQNALLGALGQSGRPWRFLRPALSDRALRDRAEAALERAGLADFAATRTADLSHGQRRQLEIAVALTLAPRAFLMDEPMAGLGMEGSAALTRLLDSLRAEAPILLVEHDMDAVFALADRISVLVYGRIIATGTVDEIRADAGVRDAYLGETA is encoded by the coding sequence ATGACTGAGCCGGTGCTCGAGACCCGCGGCCTCTGCAAGGCCTTCGGCGCGCTCACCGCGACCGACGACGTGTCGCTGACGCTGCGCCCGGGCGAGATCCACGCCCTGATCGGCCCCAACGGCGCGGGCAAGTCGACGCTGATCGCACAGGTCTCCGGCGCGCTGGCGCCCGACGCGGGCGCGGTGCTGCTGGACGGGCGCGATGTCACCGCGCTCGACACCGCGGCGCGCGCCCGGGCGGGCCTTGCCCGGACCTTCCAGATCAGCCAGCTCGCCATGGAGGACACCGTCCTGCAGAACGCACTTCTGGGGGCGCTCGGCCAGTCCGGGCGGCCCTGGCGGTTCCTGCGGCCCGCCCTCTCCGACCGCGCCCTGCGCGACCGCGCGGAGGCGGCGCTGGAGCGGGCGGGCCTTGCCGATTTCGCCGCCACCCGCACCGCCGACCTGTCGCACGGGCAGCGGCGGCAGCTGGAGATTGCGGTGGCCCTGACACTGGCCCCCCGGGCCTTCCTGATGGACGAACCCATGGCGGGCCTCGGGATGGAGGGGTCCGCCGCGCTGACCCGCCTGCTCGACAGCCTGCGCGCCGAGGCGCCGATCCTGCTGGTCGAACACGACATGGACGCGGTCTTTGCGCTGGCCGACCGGATCTCCGTCCTGGTCTACGGCCGCATCATCGCCACCGGCACCGTGGACGAGATCCGCGCCGACGCGGGCGTGCGCGACGCCTACCTGGGGGAGACCGCGTGA
- a CDS encoding SMP-30/gluconolactonase/LRE family protein, with protein MAEVKVLSDTKCILGEGALWHPERETFFWFDILGHKLFEHDGTGQREWSFDRAVSAAGWVDRNRLLVASERDLFLFDIEAGTEEHVIGLEDDNPDNRSNDGRADPQGGFWIGTMAYAQTTGAGAIYRYYRGELRLLYPDITVSNAICFAPDGRTAYFADTPTRTVRRVALDADGWPAGESEVFIDMTGTPVVKPDGAVIDTEGRLWTAQWGSSQVSCYGTDGTFLRALPMPAIQVSCPSFGGPERRRLFVTSASTGQPDDALAGQTFYADLEDVQGQAEHRVIL; from the coding sequence ATGGCAGAGGTCAAGGTCCTGTCCGACACGAAATGCATCCTCGGGGAGGGGGCGCTCTGGCATCCGGAGCGGGAGACGTTCTTCTGGTTCGACATCCTCGGCCACAAGCTGTTCGAGCATGACGGCACGGGCCAGCGGGAGTGGTCCTTCGACCGCGCCGTTTCGGCCGCGGGCTGGGTGGACCGCAACCGGCTGCTGGTGGCGTCGGAGCGGGACCTGTTCCTGTTCGACATCGAGGCGGGGACCGAGGAGCACGTGATCGGCCTCGAGGACGACAACCCCGACAACCGCTCCAACGACGGCCGGGCCGATCCGCAGGGCGGCTTCTGGATCGGGACGATGGCCTATGCCCAGACAACCGGCGCAGGGGCGATCTACCGCTACTACCGGGGGGAGCTGCGGCTTCTCTATCCCGACATCACCGTGTCGAACGCGATCTGTTTCGCGCCGGACGGGCGCACGGCGTATTTCGCCGACACGCCAACGCGGACGGTGCGCCGGGTGGCGCTGGACGCCGACGGCTGGCCCGCGGGCGAGAGCGAGGTGTTCATCGACATGACCGGCACGCCGGTGGTGAAGCCGGACGGCGCGGTGATCGACACGGAGGGGCGGCTCTGGACAGCGCAATGGGGGTCCTCGCAGGTGTCCTGCTACGGGACGGACGGCACCTTCCTCAGGGCGCTGCCGATGCCCGCGATCCAGGTGAGCTGCCCGTCCTTCGGCGGCCCGGAGCGGCGGCGGCTGTTCGTCACCTCCGCCTCCACCGGCCAGCCGGACGACGCGCTGGCGGGGCAGACCTTCTACGCCGACCTCGAGGATGTGCAGGGGCAGGCGGAGCACCGGGTGATCCTCTGA
- a CDS encoding ABC transporter substrate-binding protein, translating to MNRRTLALTTAIGLMAALPAAAEVKVGMITTLSGGGASLGIDTRDGFLLAIEQAGRDDVEVVVEDDQQKPEVAVQLADKMIQSEKVDVLTGIVWSNLAMAVVPAATAQGLFYLSTNAAPAQLAGAGCNPNYFSVSYQNDNLHEAAGAYATKEGFTNTFILAPNYPAGQDSLNGFKRFYEGELAGEIYTTLGQTDYAAEIAQIRASGADSVFFFLPGGMGISFLKQYADSGVELPLVGPAFSFDQNILQAVGDAAVGVKNTSSWSKDLDNPANAAFVEAYSAKYGRLPSIYAAQGYDTANLLLSAIDKAEVGDDAAFGAALKEADFDSVRGSFSFAANNHPIQNLYTREVIKEGDIFTNKIVATAMENRDNAYVGDCKM from the coding sequence ATGAACCGCAGAACCCTTGCGCTGACCACTGCGATCGGCCTCATGGCCGCCTTGCCCGCCGCGGCGGAGGTCAAAGTCGGCATGATCACCACGCTCTCCGGCGGCGGCGCGTCGCTCGGGATCGACACCCGCGACGGCTTCCTCCTGGCGATCGAGCAGGCGGGCCGCGACGACGTGGAGGTGGTGGTCGAGGACGACCAGCAGAAGCCCGAGGTGGCCGTGCAGCTGGCCGACAAGATGATCCAGTCCGAAAAGGTCGACGTGCTGACCGGCATCGTGTGGTCGAACCTCGCCATGGCGGTGGTGCCGGCGGCGACGGCGCAGGGGCTGTTCTACCTCTCGACCAACGCGGCGCCGGCGCAGCTTGCGGGCGCGGGCTGCAACCCGAACTACTTCTCGGTGAGCTACCAGAACGACAACCTGCACGAGGCCGCGGGCGCCTATGCCACGAAGGAAGGTTTCACCAACACCTTCATCCTCGCGCCGAACTACCCGGCGGGGCAGGACAGCCTGAACGGCTTCAAGCGGTTCTACGAGGGCGAGCTGGCGGGCGAGATCTACACCACGCTGGGCCAGACCGACTACGCCGCCGAGATCGCGCAGATCCGGGCCTCGGGCGCGGATTCGGTGTTCTTCTTCCTGCCGGGCGGGATGGGCATCTCCTTCCTCAAGCAATACGCGGATTCCGGCGTCGAACTGCCGCTGGTGGGCCCGGCCTTCAGCTTCGACCAGAACATCCTGCAGGCCGTGGGCGACGCGGCGGTGGGGGTGAAGAACACCTCCTCGTGGTCGAAGGACCTCGACAACCCGGCCAACGCCGCCTTCGTCGAGGCCTACTCCGCCAAGTACGGCCGCCTGCCGTCGATCTACGCGGCGCAGGGCTATGACACCGCGAACCTGCTGCTCTCGGCCATCGACAAGGCGGAGGTCGGCGACGACGCGGCCTTCGGCGCGGCGCTGAAGGAGGCGGATTTCGACTCCGTGCGCGGGTCGTTCTCCTTTGCGGCGAACAACCACCCCATCCAGAACCTCTACACCCGCGAGGTGATCAAGGAGGGCGACATCTTCACCAACAAGATCGTCGCCACCGCGATGGAGAACCGCGACAACGCCTACGTCGGCGACTGCAAGATGTGA
- the tsaA gene encoding tRNA (N6-threonylcarbamoyladenosine(37)-N6)-methyltransferase TrmO encodes MADHHGDAQRPGELRVDLPPAEDAGLRFIGVLRTPFTDRSLCPHQGDMEAGPECFVDLHAPYVPALDGIEAQDHLQLLYWLHEARRDLLTQQRRGEGAPRGTFTLRSPLRPNPLGVSSVRLLRREGARLVVRGLDCLDGTPLLDIKPIRCGKEPR; translated from the coding sequence ATGGCGGACCATCACGGCGATGCGCAGCGGCCCGGAGAGCTGCGGGTCGATCTGCCGCCTGCGGAGGACGCGGGCCTGCGGTTCATCGGGGTCCTGCGCACCCCCTTCACCGACCGCAGCCTCTGTCCCCATCAGGGCGACATGGAGGCGGGGCCGGAGTGTTTCGTCGACCTCCATGCGCCCTACGTGCCCGCGCTTGACGGCATCGAGGCGCAGGACCACCTGCAACTGCTCTACTGGCTGCACGAGGCGCGGCGCGACCTGCTGACCCAGCAGCGGCGGGGCGAGGGCGCGCCGCGCGGCACCTTCACCCTGCGGTCCCCGCTGCGGCCGAACCCGCTGGGCGTCTCCTCCGTGCGGCTGTTGCGGCGCGAGGGGGCGCGGCTGGTGGTGCGCGGGCTGGACTGTCTCGACGGCACGCCGCTGCTGGACATCAAGCCGATCCGCTGCGGCAAGGAACCCCGTTAG
- a CDS encoding ABC transporter ATP-binding protein, which produces MSLLTLDTVSARYGASQALFGVSFALAEGEALALMGRNGMGKTTTVRAICRMVATGGTLSFAGHDLTRLKPHRAARLGIGLVPEGRRCFAGLTVDENMRAAARPGPWDSAAVAQLFPRLAERRQQVARSLSGGEQQMLAIARALMTNPRLLILDEATEGLAPLIRQEIWAAIRRLKAESGMALLVIDKSPAELSSVCDRAVVLERGSVAWQGRFGEMTGPVKQRFLGI; this is translated from the coding sequence GTGAGCCTCCTGACCCTCGACACCGTCAGCGCCCGCTACGGCGCGTCGCAGGCGCTGTTCGGCGTCTCCTTCGCGCTGGCCGAGGGGGAGGCGCTGGCGCTCATGGGCCGCAATGGCATGGGCAAGACGACCACCGTCAGGGCGATCTGCCGGATGGTCGCCACCGGCGGCACGCTCAGTTTCGCGGGCCACGACCTGACCCGGCTGAAGCCGCACCGCGCCGCCCGGCTGGGCATCGGGCTGGTGCCCGAGGGGCGCCGCTGCTTCGCCGGTCTGACAGTGGACGAGAACATGCGCGCCGCCGCCCGCCCCGGCCCCTGGGACAGCGCCGCGGTGGCGCAGCTTTTCCCCCGGCTGGCCGAGCGGCGGCAGCAGGTGGCACGGTCGCTGTCGGGCGGGGAACAGCAGATGCTGGCCATTGCGCGCGCGCTGATGACCAACCCCCGCCTGCTGATCCTCGACGAGGCGACGGAGGGGCTGGCGCCGCTGATCCGGCAGGAGATCTGGGCGGCGATCCGGCGGCTGAAGGCGGAGAGCGGCATGGCGCTCCTGGTGATCGACAAGTCGCCGGCCGAGCTGTCCTCGGTCTGCGACCGGGCGGTGGTGCTGGAGCGTGGCAGCGTCGCGTGGCAGGGCCGGTTCGGCGAGATGACCGGGCCGGTCAAGCAGCGGTTCCTCGGGATCTGA